Below is a window of Glycine soja cultivar W05 unplaced genomic scaffold, ASM419377v2 tig00019708_1_pilon, whole genome shotgun sequence DNA.
atggtcataacttttcacacggatgtcctattcgggcgcataatatgtcgagaggctcgaaactgaacaacggaagctcttgagaaattcaactggtcataacttttcacacggatatccgattcaggcaaatcacataacgagacgctcagaattgaacaacggaggctcttgagaaattcaaatggtcataacatttaactcgaatgtccaattttggcgcatcacatatagtgacactctaaattgaacaaccgaagctctcgtgaaattcaactggtcataacttttcaaacagatgtccgattcaggcttataatatatcgatacgctcgaaattaaacatcggaaactctcgagaaattcaaatggccataccttttcacacggatgtccgatttgggcgcataatatgtcgagaggctcgaaattgaacaacggaaactcttgagaaattcaaatggtcataacttttcacacgaatgttagattaaggcgcatcacatatagagacgctcgaaaatgaacaacggaagctctcgagaaattaaaatggtcataacttttcacactgagttccgattcaggcttataatatatcgatacgctcgatattaaacatcggaagctctcgagaaattcaaatggtcataacttttcacacggatgtccgattcgggcgcataatatgtcgagaggctcgaaattgaaccacggaagctcttgagaaattcaaagggtcataaattttcacacggatgtccgattcaggcaactCACATAActagacgctcagaattgaacaacggaagctctcgagaaattcaaatggtcataacttttcacacggatgttagattaaggagcatcacatatagagacgctcgaaaatgaacaacggaagctctcgaaaaattaaaatggtcataacttttcacactgaggtccgattcaggcttataatatattgatacgctcgaaattaaacatcggaagctctcgagaaattaaaatggtcataacttttcacacggatgtcctattcgggcgcataatatgtcgagagggtcgaaactgaacaacggaagctcttgagaaattcaaatggtcataactttccacacggatatccgattcaggcaaatcacataacgagacgctcagaattgaacaacggaggctcttgagaaattcaaatggtcataacatttaactcgaatgtccaattttggcgcatcacatattgtgacactcgaaattgaacaaccgaagctctcgtgaaattcaattgttcataacttttcaaacagatgtccgattcaggcttataatatatcaatacgctcgaaattaaacatcggaaactctaaagaaattcaaatggccataacttttcacacggatgtccgattccggcgcataatatgtcgagaggctcgaaattgaaaaacggaagctcttgagaaattcaaatggtcataacttttcacacggatgttagattaaggcgcatcacatatagagacgctcgaaaatgaacaacggaagctctcgggaaattaaaatggtcataacttttcacacggatgtctgattcgggtgcataatatgtcgagaggctagaaattgaacaacggaagctcttgagaaattcaaattgtcataacttttcacacggatgcccgattcaggcaaatcacataacgagacgctcagaattgaacaacggaagctcttgagaaattccaatggtcataactttccacacggatgtctgatttaggcttataatatatcgatacgctcgaaatcaAACATCGGaaaatctcgagaaattcaaacggccataacgtttcacacggatgtccgattcgggcgcataatatgtcgagaagctcgtaattgaacaacgaaagctcttgagaaattcgaatggtcataacttttcacacggatgttagattaaggtgcatcacatatagagacgcttgtaaatgaacaacggaagctctcgagaatctcaaatggtcataacttttaactcgaatgtccaatttaggcgcatcacatatagtgacactcgaaattgaacaacggaagctctcgtgaaattaaaatggtcataacttttcacactgaggtccgattcaggcttataatatattgatacgctcaaaattaaacatcggaagctctcgagaaattcaaatggccataacttttcacacggatctcCAATTCGGGcgaataatatgtcgagaggctcgaaattgaacaacggaagctcttgagaaattcaaatggtcataacatttcacacggatgtccgattcaggcaattcacataacgagacgctcagaattgaacaacggaagctcttgagaaattcaaatggtcataacatttaactcgaatgtccaattttggcgcatcacatatattgacactcgaaattgaacaacggaagctctcgtgaaattcgaatggtcataacttttgacacggatgtccgattcaagcttataataaatcgatacgctcgaaattaaacatcaaaaactctcgagaaattcaaatggccataacttttcacacggatgtctgattcgggcgcataatatgtcgagaggctcgaaattgaacaatggaagctcttgagaaattccaatagtcataagttttcacacggatgtccgattcaggcttataatatatcgatacgagcgaaattaaacatcgaaaactctcgagaaattcaaatggccataacttttcacacggatgtccgattcgggcgcataatatgtcgagaggctcataattgaacaacagaagctcttgagaaattcaaatggtcataacttttcacacgggtgttagattaaggcgcatcacatatagagacgctcgaaaatgaaacaTGGAAGCACTcgtgaaattaaaatggtcataacttttcacactgaggtccgattcaggcttataatatattgatacgctcaaaattaaacatcggaagctctcgagaaattaaaatggtcataacttttcacatggatgtcctattcgggcgcataatatgtcgagaggctcgaaattgaacaacggaagcttttgagaaattcaaatggtcatcaattttcacacggatgtccgattcatgcaAATCACATAActagacgctcagaattgaacaacggaagctctcgggaaattcaaatggtcataacttttcacactgtggtccgattcaggcttataatatattgatacgctcaaaattaaacatcggaagctctcgagaaattcaaatggtcataacttttcaatcggatgtgcgattcgggcgcataatatgtcgagaggctcgaaactaaacaacggaagctcttgagaaattcaaatggtcataacttttcacacggatattcgattcaggcaaatcacataacgagacgctcagaattgaacaacggaggctcttgagaaattcaaatggtcataacttttcacactgatgtccgattcaggcttataatatatcgatacgctcgaaataaacatcgaaaactctcgagaaattcaaatggccataacttttctcacggatgtccgattcgggcgcataatatgtcgagaggctcgaaattgaacaacgaaagctcttgagaaattcaaatggtcataacatttaactcgaatgtccaattttggcgcatcacatatagtgacactcgaaattgaacaatggaagctctcgtgaaattcaaatggtcataacttttcacactgatgtccgattcaggcttttaatatatcgatacgcttgaAATAAActtcggaaactctcgagaaattcaaatggccataacttttctcacggatgtccgattcgggcgcataatatgtcgagaggctcgaaattgaacaacgaaagctctttagaaattcaaatggtcataacatttaactcgaatgtccaattttggcgcatcacatatagtgacacttgaaattgaacaacggaagctgtcgtgaaattcaaatggtcataacttttcacacggatgtccgattcgggcgcataatatgtcgagaggctcgaaattgaacaacggaagctcttgagaaattcaaatggtcataacttttcacacgaatgttagattaaggcgcatcacatatagagacgctcaaaaatgaaacatggaagctctcgtgaaagtaaaatggtcataacttttcccactgaggtccgattcaggcatataatatattgatacgctcgaaattaaagatcggaagctctcgagaaattcaaatggccataacttttcacacggatgtccgattcgggcgcataatatgtcgagaggctcgaaattgaacaacggaagctcttgagaaattcaaatggtcataacttttcacacgaatgttagattgaggcgcatcacatatagagacgctcgaaaatgaaacatggaagctctcgtgaaagtaaaatggtcataacgtttcccactgacgtccgattcaggcttataatatattgatacgcttgaaattaaacatcggaagctctcgagaaattcaaatggtcataacttttcacacggatgtccgattcgggcaaatcacataacgagacgctcagaattgaacatcggaagctcttgagaaattcaaatggtcataacatttaactcgaatgtccaattttggcgcatcacatatagtgacacccggaattgaacaacggaagctctcgtgaaattcaactggtcataacttttcaaacagatgtccgattcaggcttataatatatcgatacgctcgaaattaaacatcggaagctctcgagaaattaaaatggtcataacttttcacacggatgtccgattcgggcgcataatatgtcgagaggctcgaaattgaacaactgaagctcttgagaaattcaaatggtcataaattttcacacggatgtctgcttcaggcaaatcacataactagacgctcagaattgaataacgaaagctctcgggaaattcaaatggtcataacttttcacacggatgttagattaaggcgcatcacatatagagacgctcgaaaatgaacaacggaagctctcgagaaattaaaatggtcataacttttaacactgaggtccgattcaggcttataatatattgatacgctcgaaattaaacatcggaagctctcgagaaattcaaatggtcctaactgGTACGAAAATTGACCAAGAGGAGTTGAAAATCAACACAAGTGACATTCAAAGGGAAGTTAATGGCGTGGGGGCTGTTTGGAATCCTCATCAAGGGCTGAGTTTAATTACTTGGCTATTTTAAGCATTTTCATCAGTtaagacaaataaaattcagccaTTCAAAACCTTTCCAAGATGGTTACAAAAGAAGCATAAATGGGACATTCAAGGCCTTAAATAGGCGTGTGGCTAATTATGGAAAAGGAATATCATGAGCTGATTGCATTAAGTcattaattgcattttattactagttttattgtgtttaattaggccttaattgcattttattactagttttattgtgtttaattaggCCTTACTGTTTTTCGGCCATATATGGatgtaatttgatcatttgcagatcattcaaaaaacaagaacaaTTCAGTCCAATTAGAAATTGTGTTTACATTTTCGCCCGATTATTTACAAGCGTCGTCTTGAAAATAGTCCGATTAGCTCAATTGGTGTTGAGTGCTAATCTCGTATTAAGCTATTGGTGTAGTTTAATATtgcttatttttccttgctgattTTCGTAAAAACCCAAACACACAAATACCAAAAATACTTAAAGGAATTCGACTAATAAGGGTGGTACCTAGTACCTTCGTTATTGGTTGTTTGCTTCCGTTACCACACTCTGATTTCGTATCATTAGTGGCATCAGAGCACGGTTCTGATTCCGTGTTACGTGACAACAATGGATTTCAACAGTGATGATTTCATGGACAAATTGCGTGAAGCCTTAAGGAACGTTGACTTGAGAGATGAACGATGGAGGCCTAGAAGGGGTGAACCACGTCCAAACGTGGATGAGTTCAAAATCACCGAACTACCTGAATTTAATGGTAGTGCAGACCCGGAGGTTTATCTAGAATGGGAGCGCAAGATTGATAGAATGTTTGACTTCAAGGATCTTGATGATGAGAAACGTTGCAAATATGCTATCCTGAAACTTAGCAAAAGTGCATCGTTGTGGTATGAGGGATTGAAGGCTAGAAGGACACGAGATGGAAAGGAGAAAATCCACTCTTGGGAGTCCTTGAAGAAGAAGTTGCGCAAGAGATATGTACCATCAAATCACCGACTGAATTTGTATAAAAAGATTGCAGATTTGGTGCAAGGCAAAATGAGTGTTACTGAATACATTGATGAGTTTGAGAACCTATGCCTAATGGGTGAAGTGGAGGAAAATGAAGAGCAAAAAATGAGCCGTTTCCTTCGTGGGCTGAATAAGAACATAGCTTTTGCTGTTGAGCTATGTAACTACACAGATTTCACCACTTTGTGCACCTTGTGTTTGAagattgaaaatcaaaacaagagTAGATATAATGCTGGGAGTTCTAGTGGTTGGTCCAAGGGAGGTGTGTCGGGTAGTGCAAATCCAGCCCCTAGCACTAAACCAATGGAGAATCAACCGAAACAAAGTGAGGCCGCTCCTAAACAACCCATTGCCACGGCCAAGGAGACTAATCTGTCAAAGGTTAGGTGTTTCAAGTGTCAAGGCTTTGGACACTTTGCTAGGGCTTGTCCTAATCAACGAGTTGTGACCCTCCGAGAAGCAATTAGCATGCGTGATGAGTtgatgaaggaagaagaagaatctggtGGCAATATTGAAGGTGATGGAGTTGAaattgttgaagatgatgatgatgaggtaGAAGTATATGGACCTCCCATGTATGATACCTTGATGCTAAGAACTTTGCAAGTCAAGGCTGTACCCGTGGAAGGAGATCAAAGAaatcaaatcttctacactaagGGTCAAGTGAAAGATAAGTGGTGTAGTATCATTGTGGATGGAGGTAGTTGTACCAATGCGGCTTCAACTGAAATGGTGTCTAAATTAGGATTGCTCACAACAAAACATCCTAAGCCTTATGCGCTACATTGGTTGGACAATGGAAGTAGCATAAATGTTACAAGGCAGACGCGTGTGGGATTAACCATGGGATCTTATGTTGATGAAATCTTGTGTGATGTGGTACCTATGGATGCAAGTCACATACTCTTGGGACGcccttggcaatttgatagggaTGTGACGCATAGAGGAAGGTCCAATGAGCATGAATTGAACTTCAATGGCAAGAGGATTGTGTTGAAACCAATGGCATCAAATGAAGTCCGTTCCATGAttacaaaaagaggtaaaaagcCTAGTCTCACTATGTTTGCTACTGAAAATGAAGTGAAGGATGCTATTGATAATGGTGAATTAGTCTACGTGTTGGTTGCAAAGAATGCTAGACAAGACGATGTAGAGACTCCTTTTAAACAACAATTGGAGGCTGTTTTGGGTGAGTATGAAGATGTGTTTCCAAGTGAACTACCAAAGGGTTTGCCACCTATCCGTGggattgagcatcaaattgatctaaTTCCGGGAGTTCCATTACCAAACAAGGCTGCATATAGGTGTAATCCGGAGGAGACAAAGGAGTTGCAACGGCAAATTGAAGAATTGATAAGCATGGGTTATGTGCGTGAATCAATGAGTCCATGTGCTGTTCCGACATTGTTGGTTCCTAAGAAGGATGGTTCATGGAGAATGTGTATTGATAGTAGGGCAGTGAACAACATAACCATCAAATATCGTTTTCCCATTCCAAGACTAgatgatatgcttgatgagttaCATGGATCGGTTATcttctcaaaaattgatctaaggagtggatatcaccaaatcagaatgCGTGAAGGTGATGAATGGAAGACGGCATTCAAGACTAAGCATGGTCTATATGAATGGCTAGTTATGCCATTTGGGCTCACAAATGCACCTAGCACCTTTATGAGACTCATGAACGAAGTACTCAAGCCTTTTTTGGGTaagtttgttgttgtttatcTTGATGACATATTGGTGTATAGCAAATCTATAGAGGAGCATTTCACTcatttgaaacaaatatttgagACCCTAAGAGCACAAAAACTCTATGGGAAGAGGGAAAAGTGTGATTTCTTGGTTGAAAGTGTGGTGTTTCTTGGATATGTGGTGTCTAAAGATGGAGTATCCGTTGATCAAACAAAAGTGGATGCTATCAAGACTTGGCCGAGCCCTACAACAGTTTCGGAGGTGAGATCTTTCCTTGGTCTTGCATCATTTTATCGACGCTTTATCCAGAATTTTAGCACTATAGCAAGTCCTATGACCGAATGTTTGAAGAAGGGTGCGTTTGGGTGGAATGAACAAGCACAAAAGGCTTTTGAATTGATTAAGTTAAAGctttgtgaaattcaaatggtcaaaacttttcacacggatgtccgattcgggcgcataatatgtcgagaggctcgaaattgaaccacagaagcttttgagaaattcaaatggtcataacttttcacacggatgtccgattcaggcaaatcacataacgagacgctcagaattgaacaacggaggctcttgagaaattcaaatcgtcataacatttaactcgaatgtccaattttggcgcatcacatatagtgacactaaaattgaacaaccgaagctctcgtgaaattcaactggtcataacttttcaaacagatgtccgattccgggttataatatatcgatacgctcgaaattaaatatcggaaactctcgagaaattcaaatggccataacttttcacaaggatgtccgattcgggcgcataatatgtcgagaggctcgaaattgaacaacggaagctcttgagaaattcaaatgttcataacttttcacacgaatgttagattaaggcgcatcacatatagagacgctcgaaaatgaaacatggaagctctcgtgaaagtaaaatggtcataacttttcccactaaggtctgattcaggcttataatatattgataccctcgaaattaaacatcggaagctctcgagaaattcaaatggtcaaaacttttcacacggatgtccgattcgggcgcataatatgtcgagaggctcgaaattgaaccacagaagcttttgagaaattcaaatggtcataacttttcacacggatgtccgatt
It encodes the following:
- the LOC114404329 gene encoding uncharacterized protein LOC114404329; translated protein: MDFNSDDFMDKLREALRNVDLRDERWRPRRGEPRPNVDEFKITELPEFNGSADPEVYLEWERKIDRMFDFKDLDDEKRCKYAILKLSKSASLWYEGLKARRTRDGKEKIHSWESLKKKLRKRYVPSNHRLNLYKKIADLVQGKMSVTEYIDEFENLCLMGEVEENEEQKMSRFLRGLNKNIAFAVELCNYTDFTTLCTLCLKIENQNKSRYNAGSSSGWSKGGVSGSANPAPSTKPMENQPKQSEAAPKQPIATAKETNLSKVRCFKCQGFGHFARACPNQRVVTLREAISMRDELMKEEEESGGNIEGDGVEIVEDDDDEVEVYGPPMYDTLMLRTLQVKAVPVEGDQRNQIFYTKGQVKDKWCSIIVDGGSCTNAASTEMVSKLGLLTTKHPKPYALHWLDNGSSINVTRQTRVGLTMGSYVDEILCDVVPMDASHILLGRPWQFDRDVTHRGRSNEHELNFNGKRIVLKPMASNEVRSMITKRGKKPSLTMFATENEVKDAIDNGELVYVLVAKNARQDDVETPFKQQLEAVLGEYEDVFPSELPKGLPPIRGIEHQIDLIPGVPLPNKAAYRCNPEETKELQRQIEELISMGYVRESMSPCAVPTLLVPKKDGSWRMCIDSRAVNNITIKYRFPIPRLDDMLDELHGSVIFSKIDLRSGYHQIRMREGDEWKTAFKTKHGLYEWLVMPFGLTNAPSTFMRLMNEVLKPFLGKFVVVYLDDILVYSKSIEEHFTHLKQIFETLRAQKLYGKREKCDFLVESVVFLGYVVSKDGVSVDQTKVDAIKTWPSPTTVSE